In the Arachis ipaensis cultivar K30076 chromosome B04, Araip1.1, whole genome shotgun sequence genome, AAAGAACAGAAAACGGCAGAACAGAGAAGAACCTTGAGGAAAGGCGAGGGTACCCAGAGAACAGAGAAGAACAGAGCTGGTCACGACAAGGAAAGGCGGACGGCAGAACAAAAGACGGCGGAACAGAGCGGCGGTGCGACTACGATCCAAAGAGGCGAAGCTACGACCAGAGACTCGACGCGCTTGTGGTGGCGGCGGAAGATACGCAACTGCAGTGCCAGCTGCCTGCTCCGGTGCCAGCTGCGGGGAGACAATAAGCGCCGGCAGCTGAGTTTAGATGATGAGAAGAGTCAGAAGATGAGAAAACCAAGAGGAAAGAGTCGAAGAGGTTCTGTGACTTCAAATTAGGGTTTTTCCAATTTTAAATCCTAATTCGGATCCGGATATTTATATTGGTtaaataatttggattaaaaaatcaaactataaaattgatataatttagtttgaattttttttgtttaaaattaattttttttaaattgtttgatTTGGAGGCTAAGATCATCTTGATTTTTGCCATCTTAAATTACACTAACTTGTTCTGCGATTAAATAATATCATGCTTACACCAAACATTTTATAACTTAAATGAAGAAATATTAGTGTAATTTAACATTTTTATTATGAATTGACAAGTGTAGTATCACTTGATTTATGTCATAGTTCTTCTTGAAAGGTTATAGAAGGGCTCATAGTTGAGGGTATATTGAAGACATAGATCAAATTGAAGTCTATTGTGATGGAAGAATGGGATGAGAATAGAGATGAACTGATAGATCTTTTTAGAAAGGTCAGAGATGATTGGTTGCAGAATGATTTCTCTGGTTGGATGGGAGCAAACAGGTAGTTCAATTAAGGGAATGTCTTAAATGTGCCGAGTTAAACTTAGAATTCAATTCACCAAGATGATCTAACAGTATAGATTTAATAGAAGTTATCTGTCAGTACTGTCCAGAATTATGTTAAGATCTTAAGGTATGATGCATGTATATTCGTACTATTCGATACACCAAACAAAAACAACTGAGATTTGATTTTCGGATTTTAGAAAAAAAGTTTGCGTGATTGTTCTTTTGACTTTTGAACTCTTGTTTATTGGTGATTGTGTTTTATACCTATAGATTCTATTTTGGTACTGCTGATGCACTAAGATTTGCAAGCTCAAAAAAGAAAACTAATGATAAATGCTAGTTACAACAAGCTGAAAAAATGAAACGAACTGAAAATCAATTATTCatctagaatatatatatatatatatatgatggaaTGCAACAGATGAAAGAAGTGAAATTTCCTTTTATATatcaaatatttatatattaagaaaaaaCACTAATAAAATAACCTTGTGGTCCAAACCTAGGTATCTTTTTTATTCTTTCCTTAAAGTACTTTGACACATAGAAAATCTCTTTGTGAATAATCATATATATAGCATCACACACACAGACACATGTGTGtgtgattaattgattattgagTCTCTCTAATTAAGGCATGGTGCTTCTTATAGGAATACTACACATTTTCTGCTTCATGAAATATTTCCTCAAAGGCTTTGTTGAGGTTCCAAACAAGTTTTCGCTCATCTATGAACCCTTCTTCTGTTGCAAGTGTCACTCTTAACATCCCCATATAGCTCAAAATTGTCACTACAAGACTCTGCAAAAATAATAACATTTTTCAGGGCATGCATATATAagattattttatttgttatcttGATACAATTTATTTGTAAAATGGGTTGGATAAGGTTTTCCTTTATTACAATGATGCATTATTATATTATTTCATAAGTTATATAATTAGCCAAAGTAATAAAttatagaaaaaattttaaatgcgCCTAGAATACCGATATTATTCTAATAATTTTaatcattaattttaattaatattatattattttttataactgAGATGAATGACTAAAATAGTAAAGGAAAAACTACTATTTTGTATCCATGAATTTTGTAAATGCTGACAAAAGTACCTATCAAATAAGAAAACTAccgttgtacccatgaaagatgggttctgTGTGACAATAGTACCCAAACCGTAATTTTTCGTTGACTTTTTAACAAAATTTCCAAATTACTCCTTCTATCTTCTTCCctaaattccaaatttcacaatcATCATCCTTCGTCTTCCTCCTCTACTGCTGCCAGCCACCAGGCATGAAGACGTTTCCTCCCTCCGACACCTTTTACTGGTACAAAAATGAAGACGTTTCCTCGTACCGAGGTGGCTTGGAGCTGTggaaccatcatcatcatcatcaccaaccGGAACACGACCTCATACCTCAAGCAAGGCCTCTCTTCCACCAAGATCTTTACAGCTCCGCGGCCGGCTGCTCTAGGAGTGGGTCCAACCACCGTGTCCGACGATCAGTCACCCTCGAGATCGGCCTTCCTAGTGACGGCGTCGGCCGTGGGGAGCGGAGCAGCAAGTGGAGCAGGTGGGATTAGCTGCCAGGACTGCGAAAACCAGGCGAAGAAGGATTGCCCTCACATGTGGTGCAGGACATGCTGCAAGAGCCGTGGCTTCGATTGCCAAACCCATGTCAAGAGCACTTGGGTTCCCGCTTTCAAGCGCCGCGAGAGGCAGCAACAACTCGCCTCTATCCAACAACAACAGCTTCTTACTACTAATGTTCCCAAGCGCCAAAGAGATCATGTCTGGTGGCTGGCAGCAGCGGAGGAGAAAGACGAAGGATgagggttgtgaaatttggaatttggggaagaagatagaaggagtaatttgggaattttattaaaaagtcaacgaaAAATCACGATTTGAGTACTATTGTCACACGGAATCCATCTTTTATGGATACAACATTAGTTTTCTTATTTGATgagtacttttgtcagcgttcacaaaatttatgggtacaaatggtagtttttccAATAGTAAAACTATTAAAACAtccatattttaaaaatatttgaaatttttcTTAATCAATATGTGAACGGACATATCTCTTTTTAAATCAAACAATATTATATGACATATTTAGATATTATTATTTAACCTAAGGTGAGATCATCACTATATAAATTTCTATTTTGTCAATTTCCATATAATTAAGATTTCATTGTTATTTGATAGAGAGGAAGAAAGTTAGTATATACAAGTTACCTGAGGCAAACCACAGAGTGTAAAGAAGAAATCCTTTATGGGATGATTAGCCAAAGCCATTTGCTCCATTGGTCCAACCATGTTGGAAATCAATAAGCTTGAATTTCTTAGTGTCCTATGTATATTTTTAGAGACTTCCTGTAACATTATATTATCACGACACATTAATTAAAATGATGGAGCAACATGGTCATTAATTTGGTTAGGTACGTAATTGCATAAATCTATTATTGAACTagctagtatatatatataaatataaaatccattagaaaaaataagaacatttattttattgcatGTGATTCAATCTAAATGTGTGATAGATAATAACTTAAAAGTTAAAAGTAATGTTACAGAATTATTTCTTTTAagttaatattaataatttttttaattattatatttaacttaaattttaaattctaaattataaattctaattttttttcaaaaaataaaaaaaatttacaattaaaaaaattaattggctaaaaattagttttttatattttttcataaCTTAGTTATAAACttcaataataatatataagatTTTAGGATCatcaaatttaatatatttaaaaaaaaaaagttaagctTACCTCTGAGCCTTTTAATTTATGTTCCATCCGAAGAAGCTTTTCAGTTAGAATAGTAGCAAAagaattcttcttcctcttgatggAATTGTGTGCTTTCTTAACAAATTGGAGTGGGTTTGAAATTGGGTAGTCTTGTAATTTTGGCACTGAAACATGCATATAAGAAATATGGTTTCCCCAAACACCCTTTGCATTAGTCTTTAGCATATCTTGCACTGTGTGATAATCCTTAACATTCCTTGTGTTCACTATTGCCATTGCTGTTGATTTCAATTTTCTTGATTTATAATCCATATCTTGCATGTATAATCGGATCCCGTAGAAGATTATTCCAGTGATCACATCATTTATAGtctgcaataataataatattatgttAAACAAAAAAAgtcaattaaattttttataatcattataaatataaaaatatttttcaaaccgCCGCCTTTAACTATGTTAAATTAGCTAGTATTTCTGttgataaatatatatataatattctacTAGAAAATAACTTTCTATAGACTAACATTTCAATTCTAGCCAACTTTTTTTGAAATTAtattttcattcttatatttATAATCTTCTTTCTCCTCAGTTCTCATCTCTAAatcctaaattttaaaatattcttttattttttagtatatttgacaaatttttaataataaaagggTTCCGGCAGCATTTTTTGTTGGGTATTTGATTATATGAGCTTCCCATAATGGCTTGTTTTTTGGAAGCTTCTCCATTGCTATGCCTGAGaagtaggggtgcacatgggtcgggtgaagccgggtttgatgtgacccagacccgacccgaaatatacaccgggtctatttattagatccGAAcctggccctagacccgatgaaaccaatacactttcgggccacaattataccgggtgaaaaccgggtgaaaaccgggccgttaacattacattacgttgataccttcttgtaagctagcatgtaaaaaaatccaaatttctaagactccaaccattatttaacatggtaaaattcacttagaaaaatataacaagaaccaaccattcttcaaaattaaagcataaccacaatcaatactaaagtataaccacaatcaatactaatattgtctaataataccaaatatttaaatcaatacaaataacacaatattatgcattagtctaaagtcttatgcattctaaacataaaacattaacttatagttttataatgactaataacacaaaatattaagatttataatacttaaattccacataagaatagtcatgatccatcactaataacacaaaatattaattgtgtatgatgaccgggtcaccgggccgacttcgggtgacccgagctatggcccggatccgacccgaaataatgaccgggtctatttttgagacccttacccggccctaaacccgatgaaatcacaccaaattagccccaaaAGTGTTCGGGACCAGGCCGGGCCTTCGGGCCGGACCGGGTTTGTGCACCCCTACTGATAAGTACTCACCATATTGCTTCTCCATTGACATGGCATCACTAAACTTTGGCTCAATTATATGTTCCTCAAATTTTACCATTTGtcataaaaatatatatcaaCTTGAAATTATGTTCATCAATAATTGTACAAAACTTAgagttgtatgtatgtatatatatttgaGTGTGAGAGAGAGCTGACCATTATGGAGGTGAAGCGAGGAATGCAATGAAAAGCATCTCTAACAAGAGACACAATTGGCAAATTATGAATTGGAACTTGAAATTCTAAGACACCAATAATGTATAAATTCAGAAAATCGCTCTCCAAAAATTGTCCCGTTGGACTCACCGGCTCTTTCAAATCCTCCATATAATAATATTCTTACTACTTGCTTCTTCTCATGACTTTCTTCAGAAGATCGAGTAGTCTCTATATATACTAGTAGTATATATATAATGAGATTTTCttttaatcaatataaaaaaaggactattatattttatttatgctcTCTAGCTAGCTATCTCTTTATTATCCTCCACACCTATATATCCCTGTGAATTGAATAATTGCATGCAACAGTAACAGACTAGTTGGTGCGTCGGCGTATTATATTAGGAACAGAAAAAATACTGCAGGACTAGtagaattatttattatttttattcagtaattaattaataatatttaaaaatataaattaaaaatatgttattaaattaataaaattaaattaataattaaaatattaactaaaaataacaaattatatttgttttagaaattttttcttatgaatatttaaaattgctattaaaatattgtagTTGAATCTGAAATTTATTTAGTGATCATTTATGAGCATGTGGATATTCACAGATACCTCAGAGGAAGCAGGTTATGCTCCATAATTCATATACTTGCATGCAAAATTGAATACGtggttttattatattattattgctCGTCCCAAAATAGTGACCAGATTATTATTTACTTTTAAGAATTCAACAATGGGACTCCGTTATTTCTAACGTTAATCTTATAGTGACTACATATACGAANNNNNNNNNNNNNNNNNNNNNNNNNNNNNNNNNNNNNNNNNNNNNNNNNNNNNNNNNNNNNNNNNNNNNttatatatttttttaggataaaatatattttttatttttaaaattttgtaaaaaatttaaaaaaatattcctaaattatattttgttttaattttataggACAAAACTATATTGAAATCTTTCATAAGCTAGATTAATGTGACAATTTTGTCAAAAATGGCACCAATGGATGTGTTCCAAGTTCCAACCCTTTGCAAGATTAATTTATAGTAGTTGGGCAGTAGGCTAGTAGATTTGTACCCATTTATTAGGTGCAGAACCTGATTATATATGTATCATGGGTAGAGCAATTcaaaatgaattaaaaaataaatcataaatacaTGTCTGATATTTTAGATGCATGTTTTATATATcagaaaattaaaaaacaacACTAAGCTCGTGAGGTGCATGGATTATCTGATAGGAATGGAATTTTGCCTTGAGACTTAGGGATTGTGATAGTCAAAGTATGTGGCAGAATCTTTATTGCGTAGGGATGGGCTTCCGCCTTCAATCATGTGCATGTATATGGGTTTTACACTTTTACCTATCACTACATGGGAAGCAGGAATTAATGatgatttttttaggattttgtggCGGTTTTAGCAAAATGATTACCACCTGCTTAAGGATCGCTACCTTTAAGTTGCGGATATTAGGATTTGCCGTGGTTACCAGCAATTATTAGCATAACTGTCACTAAATAATAAACTGATTTGTAGCGGTTTAGAATTGTCGCAATTTagtgcattttttttaaattaggagTTTAATACCGTCACAATCCATCAtgaaattaaaaaggaagaaTATTAGAGAATCATTAATAAACTAAAAGAATTGAGATGATGACTAAAAAtagtgataaaaaataataaattctaatggcGTCTACCATTTctgattaaaaaaaaatgtgaaaattaTGTAGTTTGCACCCTTTTTTTTCTCATGCCGATGATTTATCAAATTTAACATATTTGCATTAGAAAATAgacttaatattattaatatatatgcTGTGAAATTAACTAGTTAAAGAAGATAACATAATTAATAATCAATAATTGATtgtagagtaaagtatcatttttgtcctcaacgtttggggtaTGTCTTAAAtttgtctctaacgttttaaTAAtcttatttgtatccctaacgttttaaaatcgcaTCAATGTTATCCTACTGTTAATTCTATCATTAACtctattaaaaatctttttaaaaatacttttaacaATAAAAAAACCTCTCTCAACTCTTTATTCTATCTGCGAAGTTCTGAACACTTAGCAGAAAAAAACCCCTTTCTCCTCTCTTTCGCATTCTACCATCATGTCATTACCATACAAAATATACACCCCCACTGATGAAGCAGCACATATCACGAACCCCAAATCACAAactctcatcttcttctaattCTCCAATCGCATTCTCTAAAAGTGCTTTTATCTGCAGAACTCGATGGAACTGGCGTCGCCGCTCCCTTTCTGGGAGAACAGTTTTTCGAACACCGCCATGTGACAGAGGATGCAAAAATTCATCATCAAGGAGAATAATAAGAAGATCAGGAACAAGAAAAACAAACGGTTTAGAGAATCTAGTGGGGACTAAGTTTTCAACAAAAGCATTGGCGATGAGCTTTCTCTTCAAAGGATTGGAAGAAGGAGGTCATGGGGGGCAAGGGACTCTTCAATTTGGCCGGCGAGAATTGCTGTTGGACTTAGGTTTGGGGAGCTATGCGGCAAAAGCGTCCCTTAGGGTTGTGTATTTGGACAATGGTCAAATGTTCTTGTAACGACCTCTTTTGATCCATGTCATGGCGCCTTTGTCTTTGGCATTAACAAAGACGGCTACGCAAAGGATTCACGTCGAAGCTCTTTGGTGGTGACAAAGATCTTTTCGGCATTCTTGAAGTGACACGGAACGAATTATCTTCGATCATCGTAGTCAATGGCATCGCCGGAGCTCATTGCGAAAAGGAAGGACATTTCCAGCAACAAGGAGGAAGTATTGGTGGTGTTTTAGCGCAGCAGGTAGCATCGATTAGGAAAGATAGGTGGGTCGGATTAGTTGGGGATGTCGGGTTAGGTTTTTTTGACCTATCCCAATCTGATCCGATCGGATCTAAAGCTTAAAAATTGTGGATATTAGATCCGATAattttagtgcggatcggatTGAGATTTTGTCCATATCTGATCCGATCTGCATTCACCCCTACAAAATTGGTGTGAGAATAATATTGATATgatttgaaggttgtggtaggcttagagaaggggggttgaatctatgccttcctttttgttgctgttattacccttttaaaacagatttgtaattctgattctgttttaacttagcagcggaaatttatgagaatttatttttgtctcatgaatatcagaaaacagaacacagcagagaagagaaaagctaacaccagcatatatcctggttcggctgccttgtgctatgcaacctacatccagtctcctccacaactatggaagaatttcactatagttaacagtattacatacactaataacacaggattgacccaatcctttcacactcaagttctaacctaacttgatattggctatgctaatacctaactatacctcttagtgctaacccaactaagaaagggatacctcacaggtacaggatacaagacataaacacacctaaagaaatctgaaaataactctaggcttttctctcaagtgttttaCTCAGCCTTTTTcaactcatggcttttacttgagctctcccagtatgccttttctcacaagaaattacagaaagataaacatagaaaagtacattacaatctgtaaaacatgaaggagattgacttcatcagtagcctctttgctatgtgcaaaaccagattcacaaacctcagatacagttcttcagtattggccgaatgcttctttgaaagaaagcattatccaagtagaggaacttctttgcaGAACACTATTCTCACACTCTGGTTTTTTTCtccttgctttctgaatgaacaacaagcttcttttatctccttgcatgtggctgagttcttcttccaaggtcaataccttgagccttgagcttcaccaacccactgtCTCACTTTTTCCCATTAAGCCTCACAAtggaaactttgcttctgacttctccAACTTGGTAGAAAACCATATAGGAGTAACCGAAATTTTCTTCCAATGGTCAACCAAATCTGAACCATAGAGAtacaacttggtccccaagaatctCTTGTGACCGTGAATTTGTAGCAGTGAAGAACAGAGATCAACTTTcccttgaatgccattttcagacagagcagagagttgggaagaagggatgaagatctgatgcatgtaagatgagatggattacctttcTTAAGCTTGATTTGGATTATATTTTCTGCTATAGCTTCTGTACTCCAAGCTTGAAatctctctctcttgcttctttggttactagcttatggaggaagctttttctctctttctctttcttaattTTCTGAAGTCTTGATGTGACTTGATTAGAGAGGAGAGGAACGTTGCTTTGGTTGGAGCAAGATGGTGGGAAATTGAAAACAAtttcgggcttggatcgggttcttTTCTACTTCAGCCCGTTGGTGCCTTGCTATGCTTATTTGATGAATTTTGTTTGAGATGAATGACTTGGGCTTTTCTTTATTCTCACTTACCATTCAGCCCATTAGCCTTgttttattttccattcaaatTGGGCTGTAATACAGATTTTGGCatgcaacaataaacaattagttaataagtaaatataattaatcaccactaattatttattttgcccaaaaataatgtttgtcatcactaattaatttagttaatttcttaactcaacaatctcccccttgatgacaaacatgatttaagcaATAGTCAAGAAGGAAATGAGTCTGAGTAAGGTTTTAGAAACTCCCTTTGAATGATGTTGCTTGCTAatgtgttgctccccctttccttttcaacaGTAGCTCTCCCTGGATTtatgctcttctcttctttcttgtttACATATGCTTATATGGAACCAAACAGATGCTATGTACCAACCAAAAGTATAGCAAACAGTAATAGTTTTAATGGCCAAAATAGAGCTTTAACTCAACAGGGTCAGGGTCAAGATAGCAACATATAAAGCAAGTTTCCAACCTCATTCACAATATTTGCAAATCAAGCTTTTAAAATCTGCTTCAGTCAAACAAagtccacaaaaaaaaaaaaaaaccgtaaACAAAGGTAGCTTTAGTCAGAATAGCTATTGCtcctattactcccccttttgtcatcaagggtggataATAAGCAAGAATAACAAAAACACCACTATAAACCCTGCAAGAAAGGTTAGTGCACAGTCCAAAATACTAACTAAACTACCATAAGTGCATTAGTGTTCAaagttattacagtcatccaagacAACAAAAGTAGAGCAAACAGTAGCAAAATAAAACagagtttatgagacaaaaaatgAGTAGCAGCAGcagtttttatgagacaaatcctaggcatcagaacTATTCCCCTCTGAAGCAGcatcctcttcaacatcagtggcaaTGTCTTCATCATTGTGAAGGTTATCAATGAAGGTCATGAGCACAGCCACTCTATCCCTAGATTTCTTCATgaagttctcatgcttgctagccaGCTTCCTTTGCTCTTTGCTCAATTCAATCAAGTGATTCGATTGGGAGACAAACTCTTGAGCAACATCCTTGACCACATTCAGCAGAGTGGATTTCTTCCCAGTGGAAATGGAAGTACCCTCGGTGGAAGGAGCAGGAGAATCCTCAGGGACAAAGtcctcatcttcatcatctaggaCGACTCTTTCAGATCTAGTGGGTCCTTTGttctgtttcactgaaccacccccttttagatatgaatgtctattttcatatttctcattggtcaagtcaacaccaaaatgctcaaatatgcaagttagaaacatgccataaggaagtgctttgtccttttcactcctaacagagtcaaacatatatctaaccatcaagtatgcaaaagaaatttcagttttggtgagaagggcatataaaacaagagtattagtgtaggaaaccctttgatatgagctGCTTTGAGGCAGAATAACATGATTGACCATTCGGTGCAATTGAGCACgctcatatcctagggctttgtgagtgggtgtaataCCATCAATTAGAGAAACATGTTCATAGATGTGAGCCAATGCATCATGATAAGAAATTCCAacaccttcatcccacttaactgaagtgtaagcacaaggcccaacatcagtatacttcaatgcatcactgatagtttcattatttaaaaatatGTCTCGGCCCTTTACATACGAATGCACACTTCCTTCATggtaagtcatgtttgcataaaattctttgaccaacAAGGGATAAACAGGTTTTTTGATGTcaaaaaggtgattccagtccagaaaaatcaagttatcaacaaatggaaaacattttcttttcaaagaaGGTAAATCTGCGAGAAAAGAGGGACATAGAGTACAATACTTAATAACTCCCTCATAGAAATCGTggttcatggcagatttgaaacGATGGGGGTTAAAGTCTGAGTGAGATGTCATATAATGTGATTTgtgagcaaaaggatcaatgtctggttctctaacaGATGTGAGAGGAACTCGAGTTTTACCTCTTTGAGAACGAGATGGAACAGACCTAGACTTTGGTTGTGTGGACTCAGGTGGAGGTTCTGGTGCTGCAGGTCGCTTCCCTTTGGATGAACTCGGTTTCGATGACCCTGGCTTGGATGGTGTGACTTTCGGTGGTGGCGTCGGCTTGGCAAAGGTAGGGAACCTTGGAGTGTTCTTGGTCTGAGCCATAGGGTCACAgcgaggaggagaggtaggaggagaaggagaaggggaaAAGGTCCGGTCTTGAGATCGAGTGGAAGACTTTGTGGGTAGCTTGTAAATCTTTTCACGAGGAGGCCTTTTAggaatggttttcttcctcatttggttagtttcagtcttttgagggaagagaagcagtaaagtgaGTGGGAAGAAACCGAAGAGTGTGTGGagaagttatggagggaagagagggagtgttggtaaccgtacccaaaaagtggatttccaaaaccatgcaactgcatcaccatttgaaaagacttgaaaagacatgacctcataaaATAGGGATTTTATTGGATTTTAAATTAAATcaggaaattaattttaaattttgaaagacaATCAGAATTAAATTGAAACACCTTTTGGGCCAAAATTAAATCCACTTGAAAACCTTTTGGGCCACAAAACATTTATTGAAAATCTTTTATGAAACACACAAGTCATCAAAAATAACAAACAAGATTGTAACATTCATGTTAGGGCCTTGAAGTGATATGAAATTAATGAAACACATTTGGACCACTCATGATCTGAATATTGAGGTTGGCCCAGATTGAGGTTCATTTGAAACAAGCCCAGAACACGCTGACTTGATGGAAACGTTCATCACCTGCCCAAAATTGTCTCatgcctgtttatgagacaaaaagctccagcaaatacatcagcatttttcaaacaaagaatcataactcaaaattcctagacaagtcctaagcatgcagaatctatcctGAGCTAAtgattttgtaaaaatatctgctaattgctcctctgatttaacaaattgaatactaatatcccccttttggacatgttctcttattgagtgaaatttcacttcaatatgtttagtcctagagtacaaaactggatttttagaaatattaatggcactcatattatcacacatcaggggaatattttcagcatttaatttgtaatcagcaagctgcgtttttaaccataaaagctgagaacaacaagaagaagcagctatattctcagcctctgcagtggaaagggccactgttggttgcttcttacttgaccatacatttaaggacttcccaaggaagcacccatgggtttggcattttccatacc is a window encoding:
- the LOC107637046 gene encoding uncharacterized protein LOC107637046 — translated: MEDLKEPVSPTGQFLESDFLNLYIIGVLEFQVPIHNLPIVSLVRDAFHCIPRFTSIMTINDVITGIIFYGIRLYMQDMDYKSRKLKSTAMAIVNTRNVKDYHTVQDMLKTNAKGVWGNHISYMHVSVPKLQDYPISNPLQFVKKAHNSIKRKKNSFATILTEKLLRMEHKLKGSEEVSKNIHRTLRNSSLLISNMVGPMEQMALANHPIKDFFFTLCGLPQSLVVTILSYMGMLRVTLATEEGFIDERKLVWNLNKAFEEIFHEAENV
- the LOC110271227 gene encoding protein SHORT INTERNODES-like, whose amino-acid sequence is MKTFPRTEVAWSCGTIIIIITNRNTTSYLKQGLSSTKIFTAPRPAALGVGPTTVSDDQSPSRSAFLVTASAVGSGAASGAGGISCQDCENQAKKDCPHMWCRTCCKSRGFDCQTHVKSTWVPAFKRRERQQQLASIQQQQLLTTNVPKRQRDHVWWLAAAEEKDEG